One genomic window of Quercus lobata isolate SW786 chromosome 9, ValleyOak3.0 Primary Assembly, whole genome shotgun sequence includes the following:
- the LOC115960708 gene encoding E3 ubiquitin-protein ligase CHIP isoform X1: protein MRGGNGVLSPAKQAELLKKDGNSYFKKDRIGAAIDAYTEAITLCPNVPVYLTNRALCHRKRKDWLKVEEDCRKAILLDNSCVKAHYLLGLALLQRQEYVKGVKELQKALDLGRGANPKSYMVEEIWQELAKAKYLEWENASTSRSWELQSLKEACETALKEKHIRDIYQMEGFLDESDKSLTSHLEHLETLRRVFREAAEADCASEVPDYLCCKITLDIFRDPVITPSGVTYERAMILDHLEKVGKFDPVTREPLDQSQLIPNLAIKEAVQAFLDEHGWAYKTD from the exons atgaGAGGAGGAAATGGTGTATTGTCACCGGCCAAACAAGCGGAGTTACTCAAGAAAGACGGCAACTCATACTTCAAGAAAGATCGTATTGGAGCCGCCATTGATGCTTATACAGAG gCAATTACGCTATGCCCAAATGTTCCTGTGTATTTGACGAATCGTGCTTTGTGTCATCGCAAGCGGAA AGATTGGCTAAAAGTCGAGGAAGATTGCCGGAAAGCTATTCTGCTTGACAACTCTTGTGTTAAG GCTCACTATTTGTTGGGACTTGCATTGCTACAGAGGCAAGAATATGTTAAAGGAGTCAAAGAACTTCAGAAG GCTTTGGATCTGGGAAGGGGTGCTAACCCAAAGAGCTACATGGTGGAGGAAATCTGGCAGGAACTCGCAAAAGCAAAATACTTGGAGTGGGAGAATGCATCAACCAGTCGTTCATGGGAACTGCAAAGCTTGAA AGAAGCTTGCGAGACTGCtcttaaagaaaaacatataCGTGACATTTATCAAATGGAAGGGTTCCTGGATGAATCTGACAAATCTCTTACTTCCCACTTGGAACATTTAGAGACTCTAAGAAGAGTGTTTAGAGAAGCTGCAGAGGCTGACTGTGCATCAGAG GTGCCAGACTACCTCTGTTGTAAAATCACGCTTGATATTTTCCGTGATCCTGTCATCACTCCAAGTGGGGTAACATATGAGAGAGCAATGATTCTTGACCATCTTGAGAAG GTGGGTAAGTTTGATCCGGTCACTCGTGAACCACTTGACCAGTCCCAGCTGATACCAAACTTGGCTATAAAGGAAGCAGTGCAAGCATTTCTAGATGAACATGGTTGGGCCTACAAGACAGACTGA
- the LOC115960708 gene encoding E3 ubiquitin-protein ligase CHIP isoform X2, with amino-acid sequence MRGGNGVLSPAKQAELLKKDGNSYFKKDRIGAAIDAYTEAITLCPNVPVYLTNRALCHRKRKDWLKVEEDCRKAILLDNSCVKRQEYVKGVKELQKALDLGRGANPKSYMVEEIWQELAKAKYLEWENASTSRSWELQSLKEACETALKEKHIRDIYQMEGFLDESDKSLTSHLEHLETLRRVFREAAEADCASEVPDYLCCKITLDIFRDPVITPSGVTYERAMILDHLEKVGKFDPVTREPLDQSQLIPNLAIKEAVQAFLDEHGWAYKTD; translated from the exons atgaGAGGAGGAAATGGTGTATTGTCACCGGCCAAACAAGCGGAGTTACTCAAGAAAGACGGCAACTCATACTTCAAGAAAGATCGTATTGGAGCCGCCATTGATGCTTATACAGAG gCAATTACGCTATGCCCAAATGTTCCTGTGTATTTGACGAATCGTGCTTTGTGTCATCGCAAGCGGAA AGATTGGCTAAAAGTCGAGGAAGATTGCCGGAAAGCTATTCTGCTTGACAACTCTTGTGTTAAG AGGCAAGAATATGTTAAAGGAGTCAAAGAACTTCAGAAG GCTTTGGATCTGGGAAGGGGTGCTAACCCAAAGAGCTACATGGTGGAGGAAATCTGGCAGGAACTCGCAAAAGCAAAATACTTGGAGTGGGAGAATGCATCAACCAGTCGTTCATGGGAACTGCAAAGCTTGAA AGAAGCTTGCGAGACTGCtcttaaagaaaaacatataCGTGACATTTATCAAATGGAAGGGTTCCTGGATGAATCTGACAAATCTCTTACTTCCCACTTGGAACATTTAGAGACTCTAAGAAGAGTGTTTAGAGAAGCTGCAGAGGCTGACTGTGCATCAGAG GTGCCAGACTACCTCTGTTGTAAAATCACGCTTGATATTTTCCGTGATCCTGTCATCACTCCAAGTGGGGTAACATATGAGAGAGCAATGATTCTTGACCATCTTGAGAAG GTGGGTAAGTTTGATCCGGTCACTCGTGAACCACTTGACCAGTCCCAGCTGATACCAAACTTGGCTATAAAGGAAGCAGTGCAAGCATTTCTAGATGAACATGGTTGGGCCTACAAGACAGACTGA